ACAACGGGATCATGGCTGATTCTTCCCCTGCTTCTACTTGGGCTTTGCCCTATTTTCTGTAAGAAGCCCACATCATTTAAGGCCAACACTCAGATGCTGTTTTAGGAGTTTATGATTCAgcgtttctttaaaaatgtttaatgtgaaaacaaatggaaattctgcATTGTCCTGAAgtttatgtcattttatttttatttacaaaatacatttttataaggaGGAAAATGCCTCAAATGTGTTCCTAATTTTAAGAGGCTCTGCCACATCTTCAGTGCAGGTGTAGCTAGCTAGACCAAGTCCAGCCAGACCTCCTAAGATAGTTTTCAACACAAGCCTTCCCACACATGTGGTTTCCTAAACCGTGCTCCTCACAAAGTTACAAGTCAACAATTCTTGAATCTGTCCATATTGCAGCAAATGTGGACAGACCTGGATAGAAACCCAACTATATGATGACAGGACCGAAATAGGTATAGATTTAAGTTAATTGTCAAAGGCATCAGACAGGATGGGAGGCTGGACCAGCCATACTGGCCGGCTGGGAAGCGAAGCCGATCAAGCCCAGGTCGCCGGGGTGAACTGAACAGGTGCCTCACGGGCAGGCTTAGAAGCCTCAGAGAGGAAATCCCAGAGAGAAACTCGCTGGACTAGGGGATGGCATCCGAATGGGCTTGACCTTCCCAGTCACCCTAACTCCCATGAGggctccagaaggagaaaaaggaatcacaAAGTGCTTCGAGGAAAACTAGGGTTCCCGGAGCGATGAAAAGCTGTGGGGAAGCGCTCTGTCCTGACAAGATATACGGGGATttcacacgtgtgtgtgtgtgtgtgtgtgtgtttgcgcgTGTGGTGAAGGAGGCCAGGAACTTGGCGAAGCCTCTCCCCATATGGGGACACCTGGGGGAAAAGCCCGCCAGTGGAGAGGCTTCAAAGGGCCCAAGTCTGGCacgtggagagtgggggctactccggCTGCTGCTGGGTGTGTTAGATTCGGAAGCCAGCCCAGCATCGTCCTCCGGGGAAAGCCGAAGTGCTGCCCGTCTGGGGTCCGACCTCTGCCGGACGGACGCGCACACAGGCCGTCACACACAGACTTCGAGTGAGGGAGTTGTGGGGAACGGAGGAAGGGGAGTCGGGCCGTTGCGCAAGCAATGGGGCGGGAGTTGCGGAGGGCGACTAAGTTCTGTTTCCAGGGAGACCGTTCGGGCTGACCGCCAACACAGCTAAAGGTGGACAAACCCCGACGCACGGCCAAGGTCTGAAAGGAGCCCCCTAGTAAAGGTTGGCGACGATGCCCTGACCCTTGATTGACCCAAAACTCCTGATTCTGCCTCTCCCAACCTCGTGACCCTGAGACGCGTCGAACCCCGCCAGAATCTTCGGGCTGGTCGACGGGAAGGGCTGAGCTGGAGGAGCGGGCTGGAGGCCTCGACCCATGGTGCCCAAGAGGAAGCGCGGGCCGAGCGCCGGGCGCCGGTCTGGCGCGGCGGGAGAGGGCACCGAGCCGCCGCTGTCGGAGAGCGCTCAGTCCTTGCAGCGAAAATACAAAGTGCTCTCGGAGCAGCTGGACGCCTGCGAGGAGCGCGTCGACCAGGCGCTGCAGGAGAACGCCTTCCTGGAGTGCGAGGCGCAGCGCCTGCGCGAGGAGAGCCGGCTCTACGCCAGCTACGTGAGCACGCGCGCGCAGCGCTGCGCCAACGCCATCGTCCGGCTGGAGGAGCAGAACCGCGCGGACCTGACGCAGATCCACCTGCAGCGCGCAGAGCTGGCGTCGCTCTACCGCGGGCGTGAGGAGGGGGTGCGCGCGCAGTTGCTGGAGATGGAGGCGCGCGCGGCGCAGGTGGCGCGACAGGTGCAGGAGCTGCAGCCCTACAAGGCCAGTGCGCGCCCCCGCGGGAGGGCCGGGCGCGGGCAGGGCGAGGTGGGTGCACGCCGCGGCCCGGCGCTAACCCGCGGCCCCGCCGCAGGAGCTGCAGCTGGAGCAGCTGGCCCGGATTCGGGCGCTGGAGCGCGAGCTGCTGCGTATGCGCGTGGAGCACATGCAGCTGCTCCACCGCGAGAAGCGGCGTTTCCTGGAGGACAAAGCAGCCTTCGAGCGCGAGGCGCGCCAGCGCGTGCAGTCCCTGGCGCGGCGCGCGGAGCGGGAGGCGGCGCGCGCGCTCATCGCGCACACACAGGCCATCAGAGGGGACAATGGGCGCCTGCGGCAGGAGCTGCTGCGGCTGCTCCGCCGGGCCCAGGTGCTGCACGAAACGCGGCGCCAGTTGCTGGAGCAGCGTGAGCAGCTGCGGCGCGAGCACGAGGACATGCGGGACCTGGCGCGCGTGCACAGCTGGCTGCGCCGGGGCCCCGAGGGCCCGCCGCTTTGGCAACCGCCGCTGGCCTCCTCGCACCCCGAGTCCTTCGCCTCCACCACGATCCAGTCGCGCGCGACCTCCCGGGTCGCATCAGTCTCGGCCTCCCGGAACCCGTCTCAGGTCTCGTGGCGTGCGGCCTCTTGGGCCCAATCGTTGCTGTCGAAGCTCGCGGTTCCCTGGGTCCCGTCATTGGCCCCATCGCGTGTTGGCTCCAGGGTCCTGTCGCTGGCCCCTTCGAAGGCGGGATCACGGGTCCCATGCCAGGACCCATCGCGCGGGAGCTCCAGGGTCCCGTCCTTGGCCCTCTCGCGCCCAGGCTCCCGAGTCCCGTCCCTGACCCCGTCACGCCTGGATTCCTGGGCCCCTTCTCGGTCCTCATTGTGTGCCGCCTCACAGAACACCACCCTCTCTGGGAAGTCCGTCCCCGGGTCGGGCTCTTCCCGTCTCCCAGTCGAAGGAGACCGTGAATGTGACGCTGCAGGCGAAGGCGCCTTGGGGAGATCCTGAACCTACCTGGAGGAAGGCCAATGAGGCCAGACGGTGCGGGGGAGACGGGGGTGCGCAGGACGCGGATTTGGTGAGTGGATTATCAATAAAGGTGTgaccccctccacccctctccgCTCTGGCGCCGCCTGCTTCGCTGTCTAGCATTTCCGGCCGGCGCAGGGACCACTCATGATGGCTCCCAGTTTCCAAGCTGCAAGGTAGCTTGATCGTCCTGTGCCCCGTGTGTCTGCCAGGGTTGAGCATCCCTCAACCCCACAGCTGACCTCTGGCTCCTCTGGCAGGGGCAGAGGGAGTCGGCCACGCCATCGTCCTGCCCATGAGGGCTGACAGTCTGGTGGCAGAGATGGACATCACGGGCATAGACAGGTAGTATGAGAGCAGGAAGGGAGTCTGGCGGGCCAGGGAGGAGGTGGTCCACTGCGTGTGGCGGCCGGGAGGGCCAGCGTGGTTTGAGCTGCTCAAGAGAGccattgggggggggggcgtgggctTTGTTCTGGCGCCATGGGGAGCCACGGGCGTTTTTATGTTTAACCTATtggctttttgtgtttttgtttgtttgtttttgccacgccctgcggcttgtgggatcctagttccccgaccagggattgaacccgggccctggcagtgaaagtcctaaccactggacctccagggagttcCGGGGGGGagggtaattttaaattttgatttagcTGTCAGTCCAAGCACACGGAGGCCGGTTAGTACGCTCTCCCTCACCTGTGGTTTGCATTCATCAACGGCTGCATTGGGGAGGTGGAGCGTGGGGGAGACCAGGGTGGACGCGCCACCGTGGCCCATGGACCTGGGCCCTGTGGAGTGAGGAGTTCAGACCACAGCTTTCAAACAgagcccccccagcccccaccaacCTTGCCGTGGAAATTTAGTTAAATGTTCTGGTTCTGGGTTGGAAGTGCTGGTGGGCGGCTGGCAGCATCAAACACAAATTCTCTGAGAAGAGTtcacttgagggacttccctggtggcgcagtggttaagaatccgcctgccaatggagggggaCACCGGtcagagccctggtccgggaagatcccacatgccgcggagcaactaagcctgtgcgccacaactactgagcccgtgtgccacaactactgaagtctgcgcgcctagagcgtgtgctccgcaacaagggaaggcACCGtaacaagaagcccgcgcactgcaacgaagagtagccccactcgccccaactagagaaagcccatgcgcagcaacgaagacctaacgcagccaaaaaataaataaataaatctatttaaaaaaaatgaaatcttgttaccaataggttttttttttttttttttttaactccattgcagtgtgtgggcttctcattgcagtggcttctcttgttgcggagcacaggctgtaggcgctcgggcttcagtagttgtggcacgtgggctcagtagttgtggctcgcgggctctagagcgcacgctcagtagttgtggcgcacaggcttagttgctccgcggcatgtgggatcttcccagaccagggctcaaacccgtgtcccctgcattgacaggtggattcttaaccactgcaccaccagggaaggcttATAACAACATTTTAGTTTTGCCTGGACTTTTGTTAAGCCACAAATTAGACATTGTTActctttgtgaaaattcatccaCTTGCATACTTACCATTTGGGACATATCTGTATGTACATTATGCTTTGGTAAAAAGTTCACTTTAAGAATCCTGTTGGGCTAGTTCTGGTAGTTCCTTCTTCCTTGCACAGCTTTCCAGCATCTCCCTCTTAACAAGCTGCTC
This window of the Balaenoptera musculus isolate JJ_BM4_2016_0621 chromosome 17, mBalMus1.pri.v3, whole genome shotgun sequence genome carries:
- the CCDC166 gene encoding coiled-coil domain-containing protein 166, yielding MVPKRKRGPSAGRRSGAAGEGTEPPLSESAQSLQRKYKVLSEQLDACEERVDQALQENAFLECEAQRLREESRLYASYVSTRAQRCANAIVRLEEQNRADLTQIHLQRAELASLYRGREEGVRAQLLEMEARAAQVARQVQELQPYKELQLEQLARIRALERELLRMRVEHMQLLHREKRRFLEDKAAFEREARQRVQSLARRAEREAARALIAHTQAIRGDNGRLRQELLRLLRRAQVLHETRRQLLEQREQLRREHEDMRDLARVHSWLRRGPEGPPLWQPPLASSHPESFASTTIQSRATSRVASVSASRNPSQVSWRAASWAQSLLSKLAVPWVPSLAPSRVGSRVLSLAPSKAGSRVPCQDPSRGSSRVPSLALSRPGSRVPSLTPSRLDSWAPSRSSLCAASQNTTLSGKSVPGSGSSRLPVEGDRECDAAGEGALGRS